In one Pseudomonas fitomaticsae genomic region, the following are encoded:
- a CDS encoding LysR family transcriptional regulator — protein MNFNSESIELFLAVIERGSFSAAARALGKVPSAVSMAIGNLEAELGYSLFDRSHREPQPTAMALSLVPHARLIADQLKQLQVHAVQLSLGLESKLSIGVAADIDRRRLLAAIKVISGRHPLLDIEVLTAPQDDVLAMLHSGRINVCLAFAGLSVNVLERFQFVGSERMIATLAADSPLLQGQDLFLEDLVHVRQILVGSRDLPISETRPLVAESHWRTDNLETALEMVEAGLGWGNFPLSVVQPWLDSGRLKRLNFRNIENGLVLPVHAVWLKSQPLQKGALALVKLLGG, from the coding sequence GTGAATTTCAACAGCGAAAGCATCGAACTGTTTCTCGCCGTGATTGAGCGCGGCTCGTTTTCCGCCGCTGCCAGAGCATTGGGCAAAGTCCCGTCAGCGGTGAGCATGGCCATCGGCAATTTGGAGGCCGAACTCGGTTACTCGCTGTTTGATCGCAGTCACCGCGAACCGCAACCCACGGCAATGGCGCTGTCGCTGGTGCCCCATGCGCGGCTGATCGCCGATCAACTCAAGCAATTGCAGGTGCACGCGGTGCAGTTGTCGCTGGGGCTGGAGAGCAAGTTGTCGATCGGCGTGGCGGCGGATATTGATCGTCGACGGTTGTTGGCGGCCATCAAAGTGATCAGCGGGCGCCATCCGCTGCTCGACATTGAAGTGCTGACCGCGCCGCAGGACGACGTGCTGGCGATGCTCCACAGCGGTCGTATCAACGTGTGCCTGGCGTTCGCCGGGTTGAGCGTGAATGTGCTGGAGCGCTTTCAGTTTGTCGGCAGTGAACGGATGATCGCCACGCTGGCGGCGGACAGCCCGCTGTTGCAGGGGCAGGATCTGTTTCTCGAGGATCTGGTGCATGTGCGGCAGATCCTCGTCGGCAGTCGCGATTTGCCGATCAGCGAAACCCGGCCGCTGGTGGCCGAATCCCACTGGCGCACCGACAACCTGGAAACGGCACTGGAGATGGTCGAGGCAGGGTTGGGCTGGGGGAATTTTCCGCTGTCGGTGGTGCAACCGTGGCTCGATAGCGGACGGCTGAAACGCCTGAACTTCCGCAATATCGAAAACGGCCTGGTGCTGCCGGTGCACGCGGTGTGGCTCAAGAGCCAGCCGTTGCAGAAGGGCGCGCTGGCTCTCGTGAAGTTGCTGGGCGGTTGA
- a CDS encoding PACE efflux transporter — MQGVKRKLVYVSLYEVIGMTFSALGLALLSGTSPGSTGPLAVIITTIAVTWNFIYTSLFERWESRQVSRTRTVKRRIAHAVGFQLTLIVFLIPLIAWWMNISLVQAFLLDLALIVFIPCYTFAFNWLFDRVFGLPASALPDPTPAT; from the coding sequence ATGCAAGGCGTCAAACGCAAACTGGTCTATGTGTCGCTCTATGAAGTGATCGGCATGACCTTCTCGGCCCTCGGCCTGGCCCTGTTGTCCGGCACCTCGCCCGGCAGCACCGGCCCGCTGGCGGTGATCATCACCACCATCGCCGTGACCTGGAACTTCATCTACACCTCGCTGTTCGAGCGCTGGGAAAGCCGTCAGGTGTCGCGCACCCGCACGGTAAAACGGCGCATCGCCCACGCCGTCGGCTTTCAGCTGACGCTGATCGTGTTCCTGATTCCGCTGATCGCCTGGTGGATGAACATCAGTCTGGTGCAAGCCTTTTTGCTGGATCTGGCGCTGATCGTGTTCATCCCTTGCTACACCTTCGCGTTCAACTGGCTGTTCGACCGTGTGTTCGGATTACCAGCGTCTGCGCTGCCCGATCCGACGCCCGCGACATAA
- a CDS encoding MFS transporter codes for MTAHAPAAQRDGIDPIRAAEISARIDRLPAVATIWRLVALLSIGGFFELYDLFQTAYISPGLIRDGIFATGNQGVFGFSDQAAFASATFLGLFLGASLLSPMADRFGRRAIFTFALVWYTVATVLMGVQSSALGIICMRFLVGIGLGIELVTIDAYLSELVPKRMRSSAFAFAFFVQFLSVPAVALMSWWLVPQAPFGVSGWRWVVLASAVFALFIWWLRKRLPESPRWLAQHGRFDEANRILDDIEARCEKDHRQPLDAPEAVAMDVEGKGRFADIWQPPYRRRALMLIVFHIFQAIGFFGFGNWLPALLSGQGVSVTHSLMYAFIITLAYPLGPLLFVKFANRFENKWQIVGSALGAMTFGTLFALQTSAFGLIFCGVMITFCNAWLSFSYHSYQSELFPTNIRARAVGFCYSFSRLSTVFSSLLIGLFLDHFGTPGVLAFIVASMLIVMLTIGYFGPRTRNLALENIAHR; via the coding sequence ATGACTGCACACGCCCCCGCCGCGCAACGCGACGGCATCGACCCGATACGCGCCGCCGAGATTTCCGCCCGCATCGACCGCCTCCCGGCAGTCGCCACGATCTGGCGGCTGGTGGCGCTGCTGTCGATCGGTGGTTTCTTCGAACTCTACGACCTGTTCCAGACCGCCTACATCAGCCCCGGCCTGATCCGCGACGGCATCTTCGCCACCGGCAATCAGGGCGTGTTCGGTTTCTCCGATCAGGCCGCATTCGCCTCGGCGACGTTCCTTGGCCTGTTTCTCGGCGCCAGCCTGCTGAGCCCGATGGCGGATCGGTTCGGGCGGCGGGCGATCTTCACTTTCGCGCTGGTCTGGTACACCGTCGCAACAGTGCTGATGGGCGTGCAGAGTTCGGCACTGGGGATCATCTGCATGCGTTTTCTGGTGGGCATCGGCCTCGGCATCGAGCTGGTAACCATCGACGCCTACCTCTCGGAACTGGTGCCCAAGCGCATGCGCAGTTCGGCGTTCGCCTTCGCGTTTTTTGTGCAGTTCCTGTCGGTGCCGGCGGTGGCGCTGATGTCCTGGTGGCTGGTGCCGCAGGCACCGTTCGGGGTGTCCGGCTGGCGTTGGGTGGTGTTGGCCAGCGCGGTGTTTGCGCTGTTCATCTGGTGGCTGCGCAAACGTCTGCCGGAGTCGCCGCGCTGGCTGGCCCAGCATGGCCGGTTCGATGAGGCGAACCGGATTCTCGACGACATCGAGGCGCGCTGTGAGAAGGATCACCGCCAGCCACTCGACGCACCGGAAGCCGTAGCGATGGACGTCGAAGGCAAGGGCCGTTTCGCCGACATCTGGCAGCCACCGTACCGCCGCCGCGCGTTGATGCTGATTGTCTTCCACATCTTCCAGGCCATCGGTTTCTTCGGCTTCGGCAACTGGTTGCCGGCGCTGCTCTCAGGGCAAGGCGTCAGCGTTACTCACAGCCTGATGTACGCGTTCATCATCACCCTCGCCTACCCGCTCGGGCCGCTGCTGTTCGTCAAATTCGCCAACCGCTTCGAGAACAAGTGGCAGATCGTCGGCTCGGCCCTCGGCGCCATGACCTTCGGCACTCTGTTCGCATTGCAGACCAGCGCCTTCGGCCTGATCTTCTGCGGCGTGATGATCACCTTCTGCAACGCCTGGCTGAGCTTCAGTTATCACTCTTATCAGAGCGAACTGTTCCCCACCAACATCCGCGCCCGGGCCGTGGGGTTCTGCTATTCGTTCAGTCGTTTGTCGACGGTGTTCAGCAGCCTGTTGATCGGTCTGTTCCTGGACCACTTCGGCACGCCGGGCGTATTGGCGTTTATCGTCGCCAGCATGCTGATCGTGATGCTGACCATCGGCTATTTCGGCCCCCGTACCCGCAACCTGGCGCTGGAAAATATCGCGCATCGCTGA
- a CDS encoding methyl-accepting chemotaxis protein → MTTLQTAAESAHSTSVQNDACAQKGSQVVQQTVQIIQDISRDLNEAALSIDAVSKQSDIIGTIVQTIRGIADQTNLLALNAAIEAARAGEHGRGFAVVADEVRSLAARTSQATLEIVDVVRKNHELSLSAVSSMQSSLSRTGLGVELANEAGDAIREIQQGSRHVVDAISQFNETLQLN, encoded by the coding sequence ATGACCACCTTGCAGACCGCTGCGGAATCGGCCCACAGCACGTCGGTACAAAACGACGCCTGTGCGCAAAAAGGCTCACAGGTCGTGCAGCAAACGGTGCAGATCATTCAGGACATTTCCCGCGACCTCAACGAAGCGGCGCTGAGCATCGATGCCGTCAGCAAGCAGTCGGACATCATCGGCACCATCGTTCAGACCATTCGCGGAATTGCCGACCAGACCAACCTGCTGGCGCTCAACGCGGCCATCGAAGCGGCAAGGGCGGGTGAGCACGGGCGTGGTTTTGCGGTGGTGGCGGACGAAGTGCGTAGCCTCGCGGCGCGGACCAGTCAGGCGACCCTGGAGATCGTCGATGTGGTGCGCAAGAACCACGAGTTGTCACTCAGTGCTGTGTCGAGCATGCAGTCGAGCCTGAGCCGCACCGGGCTCGGGGTGGAACTGGCGAACGAGGCGGGCGACGCGATTCGGGAGATTCAGCAGGGCTCGCGGCATGTGGTGGATGCGATCAGTCAGTTCAACGAGACGTTGCAGTTGAACTGA
- a CDS encoding ABC transporter substrate-binding protein: MRSIKTLLGSSLLALTLTAGHVVAAEKTAPIHFGDITWESGSFITEVLRLIVEKGYGYPTDTLPGSTVSLEAALAKNDIQVIGEEWAGRSPAWVKAAAEGKVFGLGDTVKGATEGWWVPEYVIKGDPERGIKPLAPELKSVADLPRYKDVFKDPEDPSRGRFLNSPTGWTSEIVNSQKLKAYALSDSFVNFRTGSGAALDAEVASSIKRGKPVLFYYWSPTPLLGRFKLVKLEEPPFDAEAWKTLADANNPNPKGTRSMPASLAIGVSAPFKAQYPELVTFFEKVDLPIDLLNQTLAGMSEKRQPPRQVAEAFLRDQPQVWKPWVPGDVANKVSGSL, encoded by the coding sequence ATGAGATCGATCAAAACCCTGCTCGGCAGTTCGCTGCTGGCTCTGACCCTGACGGCTGGCCACGTCGTGGCAGCGGAAAAGACCGCGCCGATCCACTTCGGCGACATCACCTGGGAAAGCGGCAGCTTCATCACCGAAGTGCTGCGCCTGATCGTCGAAAAAGGCTACGGCTACCCGACCGATACGCTGCCGGGCAGCACCGTCAGCCTCGAAGCGGCGCTGGCGAAAAACGATATTCAGGTGATCGGCGAAGAGTGGGCCGGGCGCAGTCCGGCGTGGGTCAAGGCTGCCGCCGAGGGTAAGGTGTTCGGCCTCGGCGACACGGTGAAGGGCGCGACCGAAGGCTGGTGGGTGCCGGAATACGTGATCAAGGGCGATCCCGAGCGCGGGATCAAACCGCTGGCGCCGGAGCTGAAGTCGGTGGCCGACCTGCCGCGCTACAAGGATGTGTTCAAGGACCCGGAAGACCCGAGCCGTGGGCGTTTCCTCAACAGCCCGACCGGCTGGACCTCGGAAATCGTCAACAGCCAGAAGCTCAAGGCCTATGCGCTGAGCGACAGCTTCGTCAATTTCCGCACTGGCTCCGGCGCGGCGCTGGATGCCGAGGTGGCGTCGTCGATCAAACGCGGCAAACCGGTGCTGTTCTACTACTGGTCGCCGACGCCGCTGCTCGGTCGCTTCAAACTGGTGAAGCTGGAAGAGCCGCCGTTCGACGCCGAAGCCTGGAAAACCCTGGCCGATGCCAACAACCCCAACCCGAAAGGCACCCGCTCGATGCCGGCGAGCCTGGCGATTGGTGTGTCGGCGCCGTTCAAGGCACAGTATCCGGAGCTGGTAACGTTTTTTGAAAAAGTCGATCTGCCGATCGATCTGTTGAACCAGACCCTGGCCGGGATGAGCGAGAAGCGCCAGCCACCACGCCAGGTTGCCGAAGCGTTTTTGCGCGATCAGCCGCAAGTGTGGAAGCCTTGGGTGCCGGGTGATGTGGCGAATAAAGTCAGTGGGAGTCTGTAG
- a CDS encoding sigma-70 family RNA polymerase sigma factor encodes MSGADLSHRNHVNTLFRDHYPWLCTRLRRQSNDAATAEDIAAETFAQLLEAPGRTAIREPRALLTTIAQRLLYERWRRGDLERRHLHQLQQRDLDHAPSPEELADLSQSLKHLDRTLQRLPGKVRSTFLLARIDGLTYPQIAAELGISQRSVSLYMTRSQALCNRHSANQTLISSQNKRSA; translated from the coding sequence ATGTCCGGCGCCGACTTATCCCATCGCAATCATGTGAACACGTTGTTTCGCGACCATTACCCGTGGCTGTGCACACGTCTGCGTCGGCAATCGAATGATGCGGCCACGGCCGAAGACATCGCCGCCGAAACCTTCGCGCAACTGCTCGAAGCGCCGGGCCGGACCGCCATCCGCGAACCCCGCGCCTTGCTCACCACCATCGCCCAACGCCTGCTGTATGAGCGCTGGCGGCGGGGCGATCTGGAGCGTCGGCATCTGCACCAACTGCAACAACGTGACCTCGATCACGCGCCGTCTCCCGAGGAACTCGCCGACCTGTCGCAGAGCCTCAAGCACCTGGACCGGACACTCCAGCGCCTGCCGGGCAAGGTGCGTTCGACCTTTCTGCTGGCGCGCATCGACGGCCTGACCTACCCGCAAATCGCTGCCGAACTGGGCATCTCCCAGCGTTCGGTGAGCCTGTACATGACCCGTTCCCAGGCCCTGTGCAACCGCCATAGCGCCAACCAAACCCTGATTTCCTCCCAGAACAAGAGGTCCGCATGA